One genomic segment of Misgurnus anguillicaudatus chromosome 25, ASM2758022v2, whole genome shotgun sequence includes these proteins:
- the LOC129426106 gene encoding gamma-aminobutyric acid receptor subunit rho-3 codes for MKLILLIFRVLCLACLWPVTLLNNRYPDRKKNKDVYLSEHARHKFRGRIDYKLKRKDSTKSLLIKTEQLLRIEEHDFAMRPGFGGSAIPVGIDVQVESIDSISEVNMDFTMTLYLRHYWKDERLAFPSTNNLSRTFDGRLVKKIWKPDVFFVHSKRSFIHDTTMENVMLRVYPDGNILYSVRVTVTALCSMDFSRFPLDTQNCSLELESYAYNENDLMLYWKNGIDSLRTDEIALSQYFIEEFHPSHGLALYSSTGWYNRLYINFILRRHIFFFMLQTYFPTMLMVVLSWVSFWIDRRAVPARVSLGITTVLTMSTIITGVSGSMPQVSYVKAVDIYLWASFLFVFLSVIEYAAVNYFTTKEEMKKLKQLKLSEYDASQAMAFDGCFHDTDIELSSFSPLSDLNIDPCVSSLNSSVPGTRLHRRRSIRQSVNHIMSNSYKIDSYSRIFFPLAYVFFNIIYWSIYS; via the exons GCGGATAGACTACAAATTAAAGAGGAAGGACAGCACAAAGTCCCTTCTCATCAAAACAGAACAGCTCCTGAGGATCGAAGAGCACGACTTTGCCATGAGGCCTGGATTTGGAG GGTCTGCCATCCCTGTGGGCATTGATGTGCAGGTGGAAAGCATAGATAGCATCTCTGAAGTGAACATG GACTTTACTATGACCTTATACTTGAGACATTATTGGAAGGATGAACGGCTGGCTTTCCCCTCTACTAACAATCTGAGCCGCACGTTTGATGGACGGCTGGTGAAGAAGATCTGGAAGCCGGATGTGTTCTTCGTTCATTCCAAGCGCTCTTTTATCCATGACACCACCATGGAGAACGTCATGCTGAGGGTTTATCCAGACGGCAACATTTTGTACAGCGTCAG GGTAACAGTTACCGCACTTTGCTCAATGGATTTCAGTAGATTCCCGTTGGACACACAGAACTGTTCTCTGGAGCTGGAGAGCT ATGCATATAATGAAAACGACCTTATGTTGTACTGGAAAAATGGCATTGACTCTTTAAGAACAGATGAGATTGCTCTCTCTCAGTACTTTATTGAAGAGTTTCATCCGTCTCATGGCCTGGCCTTGTACAGCAGTACAG GCTGGTACAACAGACTATACATCAACTTCATCCTGAGAAGACACATCTTCTTCTTTATGCTGCAAACATACTTTCCTACAATGCTGATGGTGGTGCTTTCATGGGTGTCTTTTTGGATCGACAGGCGGGCGGTACCAGCACGTGTCTCGCTTG gCATCACTACAGTCTTAACAATGTCCACCATAATAACCGGCGTGTCAGGGTCTATGCCTCAGGTGTCGTATGTGAAAGCCGTAGACATCTACCTGTGGGCCAGCTTCCTCTTTGTGTTTCTTTCTGTCATCGAGTACGCTGCTGTCAACTACTTCACCACTAAAGAAGAGATGAAGAAGCTCAAGCAATTGAAG TTGTCAGAATACGATGCCTCTCAAGCCATGGCGTTTGATGGCTGTTTTCACGACACAGACATTGAGCTCAGCTCTTTCTCTCCACTGTCTGATCTGAACATAGACCCGTGCGTGTCCTCCCTGAACTCCAGCGTACCGGGCACACGCCTCCATCGCCGAAGATCCATTCGCCAaagcgtcaatcatatcatgaGCAACAGTTACAAGATAGACTCATACTCCAGAATATTCTTTCCTCTGGCATACGTTTTCTTCAATATCATCTACTGGAGCATCTACTCTTGA
- the LOC129433086 gene encoding uncharacterized protein: MSHPYATPGRLTLKCVKTHVYHKASSFSYQNSKIEISSYKTSAACALTDGSRAILHKKNGPDPEFEEGASYILRKSIISKRYGRLYLLLERKYKFRTAPINIPEEAERAAKDALCPPSALVTGEEEDIFSKNGYLSLQGKVEKLHKPRMTRSEIPILDLKLRCGASLLDVSLWRDEALTNLHEEDQVEISHLHASLLPKGNGKFNSSAFTTIKIEEPEIKKEEIEVIGVTEDQGNYTLLTEDDKTYEVPASFYSGNFADLIKQLPMRLSITHKNNHVMEINAVENDNE; encoded by the exons ATGTCACATCCATATGCCACACCAGGGCGACTAACcctaaaatgtgttaaaacacaTGTTTATCATAAAGCAAGCTCATTTTCATATCAAAATTCTAAAATAGAGATTAGTTCTTACAAAACCTCCGCAGCTTGTGCCCTCACTGATGGCAGTAGGGCAATTCTGCACAAGAAAAATGGCCCAGATCCAGAATTTGAGGAGGGTGCATCATACATACTCAGAAAAAGCATCATTTCAAAGCGGTATGGGCGGCTATACTTGCTGCTTGAACGAAAATATAAATTTAGGACGGCTCCAATAAACATACCCGAGGAGGCTGAGAGAGCAGCAAAGGATGCTCTGTGTCCACCATCTGCTCTGGTGACTGGGGAGGAGGAGGACATCTTTTCCAAAAATGGATATTTAAGTCTTCAAGGGAAGGTGGAAAAA TTGCACAAGCCAAGGATGACTCGATCTGAGATTCCAATCTTGGATCTGAAGTTGCGGTGTGGTGCGAGCCTCCTGGATGTTTCTCTGTGGAGAGATGAAGCACTAACTAATCTCCATGAAGAGGACCAGGTAGAAATAAGCCATCTCCATGCGAGTCTTCTTCCAAAAGGAAATGGCAAATTCAACTCCTCAGCCTTCACAACCATCAAG ATTGAGGAACCTGAAATTAAGAAGGAGGAGATTGAAGTTATTGGAGTAACGGAAGATCAGGGAAACTACACACTCCTGACAGAGGATGACAAAACTTATGAAGTCCCAGCAAGTTTTTATTCAGGGAATTTTGCGGATCTTATCAAGCAACTGCCAATGAGACTCTCCATTACCCATAAAAATAATCATGTAATGGAGATTAACGCAGTTGAAAATGACAATGAATAA